Proteins from a genomic interval of Rattus norvegicus strain BN/NHsdMcwi chromosome 2, GRCr8, whole genome shotgun sequence:
- the Pgk1l1 gene encoding phosphoglycerate kinase 1-like yields MSLSNKLTLDKLDVKGKQIVMRVDFSVPMKNNQITNNQRIKAAVPSIKFCHPGRPDGVPMPDKYSLEPVAAELKSLLGKDVLFLKDCVGSEVENACANPAARTVILLENLHFHVEEEGKGKDASGNKVKAEPAKIDAFQASLSKLGDVYVNDAFGTAHRAHSSMVGVNLPQKAGGFLMKKELSYFTKALESPERPFLAILGGAKVEDKIQLINNMLDKVNEMIIGGGIASTFLKVLNNMEIGTSLCDEEGAKIVKELMVKAEKNGVKITLPVDFVTADKFDENAKTGQATVASGIPAGWLGLDCGTEGSEKYAETVARAKQIVWNGPVGVFEWEAFARGTKSLVDEVVTAASRGCITIIGGGNTATCCAKWNTEDKVSHVSTGGGASLELLEGKVLPGVDALSNV; encoded by the coding sequence ATGTCGCTTTCTAACAAGCTGACTTTGGACAAGCTGGACGTGAAGGGGAAGCAGATCGTGATGAGGGTGGACTTCAGTGTTCCTATGAAGAACAACCAGATAACGAATAACCAAAGGATCAAGGCTGCTGTCCCAAGCATCAAATTCTGCCACCCAGGCCGTCCTGATGGTGTGCCCATGCCGGACAAGTACTCCTTAGAGCCAGTTGCTGCAGAACTCAAATCTCTGCTGGGCAAGGATGTTCTGTTCTTGAAGGATTGTGTGGGCTCAGAAGTAGAGAATGCCTGTGCCAACCCAGCGGCTAGGACTGTCATCCTCCTGGAGAACCTCCACTTCCAtgtagaggaagaagggaagggaaaagatgcTTCTGGGAACAAGGTTAAAGCTGAGCCAGCTAAAATTGATGCTTTCCAAGCCTCCCTGTCCAAACTCGGAGATGTCTATGTCAATGATGCTTTTGGGACTGCACACAGAGCCCACAGCTCCATGGTGGGTGTGAATCTGCCACAGAAGGCTGGTGGATTTTTGATGAAGAAGGAGCTGAGCTACTTCACCAAGGCTTTGGAGAGTCCAGAGCGACCCTTCCTGGCTATCTTGGGAGGAGCTAAAGTTGAAGACAAGATCCAGCTGATCAATAATATGCTAGACAAagtcaatgagatgatcattggTGGTGGAATAGCTTCTACCTTCCTTAAGGTGCTCAACAACATGGAGATTGGCACATCTCTGTGTGATGAAGAGGGAGCCAAGATTGTCAAAGAGCTCATGGTCAAAGCTGAGAAAAATGGTGTGAAGATTACCTTGCCTGTTGACTTTGTCACTGCTGACAAATTTGATGAGAATGCCAAGACTGGTCAAGCTACTGTGGCCTCTGGTATACCTGCTGGCTGGCTGGGCTTGGACTGTGGTACTGAGGGCAGTGAGAAATATGCTGAGACTGTGGCTCGAGCTAAGCAGATTGTTTGGAACGGTCCTGTTGGGGTATTTGAATGGGAAGCCTTTGCCAGGGGAACCAAGTCCCTCGTGGATGAGGTGGTGACAGCCGCTTCTAGGGGTTGCATCACTATCATAGGTGGTGGAAACACTGCCACTTGCTGTGCCAAATGGAACACAGAGGATAAAGTCAGCCATGTGAGCACTGGGGGCGGTGCCAGTCTAGAGCTCCTGGAAGGTAAAGTCCTTCCTGGGGTGGATGCTCTCAGCAATGTTTAG